The DNA region CTACGATCTCTTTAATCAGAATGAGTTAACAAATAGAAAAGTCGTTATCACAACAGGAGCCACTATTGCTCCACTAGACCCTGTTCGATACTTAACAAATCCCTCTTCAGGTCTCACTGGGTTCTATCTTGCAAAAGAGGCCCTTAAGAAGGGGCTAGAAGTTGTCGTTTTGGCAGGAGTACATGCGACAAAGAAGTTGGACTATTTAAGTGCACACCCTAATTTTGAAATAAAAAGAGTGACGACAACAACACAAATGCGTGATCTTGCTCTTCAAGAAATAAAAGAAGCTGATGCCTATATTTCTTCTGCAGCTCTTTGTGATTTTGAATTTGAATATCAAGATTCAAAAATAAAAAAACAGCAAAGTACGAATGCCTTGGTCTATAACAAAGCTCCAGATGTTCTCAGAGAAGTTTTAAGTAAAGTCCAAAATGAAAATTTTATAACGATTGGCTTTGCTGCTGAAACAGATGTCACTCTCCAATTGCTTGAGGAGAAGTGGCAAAGAAAACCAGTCGACCTTCTCGTTGGAACTCATGTTCACAGTGGACTTAAAGGTTCGACCCAAAAAGGCTTTCAAACAACAAAAGCCACTTACTCCTTTTATGAGAATAACCAAATCAGTTTTCAGGGCGAATTAACAAAAGAACAACTCGCTCACTATTTAATTGAAAGAGTCTTATCATGATTATCATTCACAAAAATACTGATGACTTTAAAAAAGAGAGATCAATGCTCTCAGGTTGTGTAGGACTTGTCCCTACCATGGGTAATTTGCACAGTGGACACATCTCACTTCTTGAAGCTGCAGCAAAAGAAAATGATCATGTTATACTAACGATTTTTGTGAACCCAACACAATTTGGTCCAAATGAAGACTTCGATAGTTATCCAAGGACATTGGAAAAAGATATTGAACAAGTGACTTCACTCAGTAAGAAGTTTCACAATAAGACATTTTTAATTTTCGCTCCCAAAGATCCTAAAGAAATTTATCCACAAGGTTTTTCCACAACAATTCAGATTAGCGGTATCACTGACTCATTGTGTGGCAAAAAACGTCCGGGACATTTTGAAGGTGTCGCAACAGTTGTTTATAAACTCTTTTCACTTTCAAAAGCTCATAAAGCCTACTTTGGTCAAAAAGACTATCAACAAACTCTAGTTATAAAAAAGATGGTTCAAGATCTCGATTTACCTATTGATATTATTGTTTGCCCAATCTCTAGAAATGAAGACGGACTCGCCCTCTCCTCTAGAAACCAATACTTAACTCAACAGCAATATCCCTTGGCCCTCAATCTTCCAAAAACTTTAGACAAGCTTGAAAATCTTCTAAAAGAAATGACATGGACAGAGAGTTTCGTTAAGATTAACGCTCTTTTAGAAGAGCAACTAAATAGCGATAACTGGGATTATTTAGAAGTTCTCGATGCAAACTCTTTAACAGAAGTTGGCCCCTACACAGAAGAAGTTGTTCTTGCTGGCGCTTACTATGTTAACAAAACTCGATTAATCGATAATAGGTTAGTAAAAATAAATTATGCTTGATAACGAATTTCATATTTCTAGAGAGAGTAAAGCCTCAATGGTTTCTCTCATTTGTCCAAAGTTTCCTGCTCACTCTACAGAACAAGAAACTCTTCGCTCACTCACAGAACTTAGAGAACTTCTTAGAACTCTAGGAATCGAAACAGGTGAACAATATATTCAAAATAAAAAATCTGTCGATCCAGCAACAATTCTTGGATCGGGAAAGATTACTGAGATTGCCGATCAAGCAAAACAAGAAGGTTCTTCAATTCTTGTC from Halobacteriovorax sp. GB3 includes:
- the coaBC gene encoding bifunctional phosphopantothenoylcysteine decarboxylase/phosphopantothenate--cysteine ligase CoaBC, with product MNILLGVCGSISAYKTIDLARGLVKKGHSVRVVLTKGATQFVVANVYSYLGVEKVYTFDEDFNYPKTLEDKGTVLHIELAKWADQFLIVPLTANTLANLAMGKASDLLSSIYLAYSQEKNVTLFPAMNTLMYEHPLTQANLNLVQRLEDTPNTSIYPPEHGLLACGDMGAGKLPDVEKILETYDLFNQNELTNRKVVITTGATIAPLDPVRYLTNPSSGLTGFYLAKEALKKGLEVVVLAGVHATKKLDYLSAHPNFEIKRVTTTTQMRDLALQEIKEADAYISSAALCDFEFEYQDSKIKKQQSTNALVYNKAPDVLREVLSKVQNENFITIGFAAETDVTLQLLEEKWQRKPVDLLVGTHVHSGLKGSTQKGFQTTKATYSFYENNQISFQGELTKEQLAHYLIERVLS
- the panC gene encoding pantoate--beta-alanine ligase, which codes for MIIIHKNTDDFKKERSMLSGCVGLVPTMGNLHSGHISLLEAAAKENDHVILTIFVNPTQFGPNEDFDSYPRTLEKDIEQVTSLSKKFHNKTFLIFAPKDPKEIYPQGFSTTIQISGITDSLCGKKRPGHFEGVATVVYKLFSLSKAHKAYFGQKDYQQTLVIKKMVQDLDLPIDIIVCPISRNEDGLALSSRNQYLTQQQYPLALNLPKTLDKLENLLKEMTWTESFVKINALLEEQLNSDNWDYLEVLDANSLTEVGPYTEEVVLAGAYYVNKTRLIDNRLVKINYA